From Gottschalkia purinilytica, one genomic window encodes:
- a CDS encoding ABC transporter ATP-binding protein has product MVGKIEIKNIGKVFRGPSGEDVVALDNLSLEVEASEFISLVGPSGCGKSTLLRLITGLDKPTSGTITLDGVEIKDAGYERGLVFQNPKLFPWYNVYDNVAFGLRARKVYDERKDEVDEFINLVGLKGFENVYPHHLSGGMAQRASLARALINHPKVLLLDEPLGALDALTRVNMQDELIKIWKERKATMIMVTHDVEEAIYMSNKIVVMTPRPAKIHKIVDIKLPYPRVRDCKEFLELRSEILNIINGF; this is encoded by the coding sequence ATGGTAGGGAAAATAGAGATAAAAAATATAGGTAAGGTTTTTAGAGGACCATCTGGAGAAGATGTAGTTGCACTTGATAACTTAAGTTTAGAGGTAGAAGCTAGTGAATTTATATCTCTTGTAGGGCCTTCAGGGTGCGGGAAATCTACTTTACTAAGACTTATAACTGGCTTGGATAAGCCTACAAGTGGAACTATAACATTAGATGGTGTTGAGATAAAAGATGCTGGGTATGAAAGAGGACTAGTTTTTCAGAATCCTAAGCTTTTTCCCTGGTACAACGTCTATGATAATGTGGCTTTTGGACTAAGAGCTAGAAAGGTATATGATGAGAGAAAAGATGAAGTTGATGAATTTATAAATTTAGTTGGATTAAAAGGTTTTGAAAACGTATACCCTCATCATTTATCTGGTGGTATGGCTCAGAGGGCTTCACTTGCTAGGGCACTTATAAATCACCCAAAGGTACTGTTGCTAGACGAACCTTTAGGAGCTTTAGATGCTCTAACTAGGGTCAATATGCAAGATGAGCTTATAAAGATATGGAAAGAAAGAAAGGCTACTATGATAATGGTAACTCATGATGTAGAAGAGGCTATATATATGAGTAATAAGATTGTAGTGATGACGCCTAGACCGGCAAAAATACACAAAATAGTAGATATAAAACTGCCTTATCCAAGAGTCAGAGACTGTAAAGAGTTCTTAGAGTTGAGAAGTGAAATACTTAATATAATTAATGGATTTTAA
- a CDS encoding ABC transporter permease → MKKVRFIYETLLPFISSVFALILHAFIPRHEDIMTKDFNYFKWALLVLSIVFLVLAVLSVFNEKLRIKYGYKSWFVAGMILLLNIYNLITEKFMLLPSVYFPFPDKILDVFYSSWPFLLKCLGYSLKLLVTGVIGGAIVGVLTGIAIGWNRKASYWINPLIKLVGPIPATVWIPIALVTFSTSFKASAFIIGISVWFPTAVLTSSGIQNIENAYFEVASTLGSSSIYKIKKIAIPGALPSMFIGFFNGITSAFLTLMTAEMIGVKFGIGWYINWQRETMSYANVYAGLIVIAISCSLVVTLLFRVRDKLLTWQKGVIKW, encoded by the coding sequence GTGAAAAAAGTACGCTTTATATATGAAACACTTTTACCATTTATATCTTCAGTATTTGCACTTATTCTTCATGCGTTTATACCTAGGCACGAAGATATTATGACTAAAGATTTTAACTATTTTAAGTGGGCTTTGCTGGTGTTATCTATAGTTTTTCTTGTATTAGCAGTATTATCAGTTTTTAATGAAAAACTCAGAATTAAGTATGGATATAAGTCGTGGTTTGTAGCTGGGATGATCTTATTACTAAATATATATAACTTAATAACTGAAAAATTTATGTTACTACCATCAGTTTATTTTCCATTTCCAGACAAGATACTAGATGTATTCTATAGTTCTTGGCCATTTTTATTAAAATGCTTAGGATACTCTTTAAAGCTTCTAGTTACAGGGGTTATAGGAGGAGCTATAGTTGGAGTATTAACAGGTATAGCAATAGGTTGGAATAGGAAAGCTAGTTATTGGATAAATCCACTTATAAAATTGGTAGGACCTATACCGGCTACTGTATGGATTCCTATAGCGTTAGTTACTTTTTCTACTTCCTTTAAGGCAAGTGCATTCATAATAGGTATTAGTGTTTGGTTCCCAACAGCTGTACTTACTAGCTCAGGAATTCAGAACATAGAAAATGCGTATTTTGAGGTTGCAAGTACATTAGGATCAAGTTCTATATATAAAATAAAAAAGATAGCTATACCTGGAGCTTTGCCATCAATGTTTATAGGATTTTTCAACGGAATAACATCAGCATTTTTAACTCTTATGACTGCTGAAATGATAGGAGTTAAGTTTGGAATAGGATGGTATATAAATTGGCAACGTGAAACTATGTCATATGCGAATGTATATGCGGGACTTATAGTTATTGCTATTAGTTGTTCTTTAGTAGTAACGCTACTATTTAGAGTTAGAGATAAACTTCTTACATGGCAGAAAGGAGTTATCAAATGGTAG
- a CDS encoding DUF4418 family protein, with protein sequence MQKKFSKILSGILVLVGFIIIGSILIWSPVCKNMMELASGNMSHMRCYYTGQASILLSIVLIVAGIESFLTNSRKPWTFITIGIMFLVVTFGSKLGIGVCMKETMRCNITATWIRIGGIVTMICGLISLFKEEEKEIIKINIAS encoded by the coding sequence ATGCAAAAAAAATTTTCCAAAATTCTTAGTGGAATTTTAGTGTTAGTTGGATTTATTATTATAGGTTCAATACTTATATGGTCACCGGTTTGTAAAAATATGATGGAGTTAGCCAGTGGCAATATGAGTCATATGAGATGTTATTATACAGGACAAGCATCTATATTATTATCTATAGTACTTATAGTTGCTGGAATAGAGTCTTTTCTTACGAATTCAAGAAAACCTTGGACGTTTATAACGATAGGAATTATGTTTTTAGTTGTTACATTTGGGTCAAAACTTGGAATTGGAGTATGTATGAAAGAAACTATGAGATGTAACATTACTGCTACTTGGATTCGCATAGGTGGTATAGTAACTATGATATGTGGACTAATATCCTTATTTAAAGAGGAAGAGAAAGAAATAATTAAAATAAATATAGCTAGCTAA
- a CDS encoding ABC transporter permease, which translates to MSILKLAYLNVIRRKNRSLLTGIITALTILTFVLVFSIFSIVQNGLNLTTERLGADIIVLPNEEDSNSLETLFTGTPKAIYMSKNIESGLKNIKGIEKTTSQFFTSTIDSDECCSYYKTLRLVGINQDSDFILKPWFEKYSVNSLSDSEVIIGSDIQVILGNKISILSHPFKVVGTLYNTGSGMDDTIFMNIDKARLLAKKNFSNNLWNGSTPENLVSSILIKASEGADIEDIVNKINNSNPGVKATSTSSSITMIKEQMTSISKIILFLWLALLLISSLALIGRFNSLAKERKKEIGFLRAMGIHKKDIFKLVISEAWIIAGISGLIGSILGVILVNPALSILEEAVVVPQGQWSLSVSIVNIIIGLVASLILGLLASIYPAWKNSSLAPQEAISKGDIG; encoded by the coding sequence ATGAGTATTTTAAAATTAGCTTATCTTAACGTAATAAGAAGAAAAAATCGGTCTTTACTTACAGGAATCATAACAGCTTTAACTATCCTTACATTTGTATTAGTTTTTTCTATTTTTTCTATAGTACAAAATGGATTAAATCTTACGACTGAAAGATTAGGTGCAGATATCATAGTTCTTCCAAATGAAGAAGATTCAAACTCATTAGAAACACTTTTTACAGGTACACCAAAAGCTATATATATGTCAAAAAACATAGAATCTGGACTTAAAAATATAAAAGGAATAGAAAAAACTACATCACAGTTTTTTACATCTACTATAGATTCAGATGAGTGCTGTAGTTACTATAAGACGTTGCGTCTTGTAGGCATAAATCAAGATTCTGACTTTATATTAAAGCCATGGTTTGAAAAATACAGTGTTAATTCACTTTCAGATAGTGAAGTTATTATAGGTAGTGATATCCAAGTAATATTGGGTAATAAAATTTCCATTTTATCACATCCTTTTAAAGTAGTAGGGACTCTATATAATACTGGAAGTGGTATGGATGATACTATATTTATGAATATAGATAAAGCTAGATTATTGGCTAAGAAAAACTTCTCTAATAATTTATGGAATGGAAGTACACCAGAAAATCTGGTTTCATCTATACTGATAAAAGCTTCGGAAGGAGCAGATATAGAGGACATAGTAAATAAAATAAATAACTCTAATCCAGGTGTTAAAGCTACATCTACATCAAGCTCTATAACTATGATAAAAGAACAAATGACTTCTATTTCTAAGATAATATTATTTCTATGGTTAGCTTTATTGTTAATTTCGTCTCTAGCTCTTATAGGAAGATTTAATTCACTTGCAAAAGAGAGGAAAAAAGAGATAGGATTTTTAAGGGCTATGGGCATTCACAAGAAAGATATATTCAAATTAGTGATTTCTGAAGCTTGGATTATAGCTGGTATAAGTGGGCTTATAGGAAGTATACTAGGAGTTATTCTTGTAAATCCGGCTTTATCTATATTAGAGGAAGCTGTTGTAGTACCTCAAGGTCAATGGTCATTATCTGTATCAATAGTAAATATTATAATAGGTTTAGTAGCTTCTCTTATATTAGGACTTTTAGCATCTATCTATCCTGCATGGAAAAACTCTAGTCTAGCACCTCAAGAGGCTATTTCGAAAGGAGATATAGGATAA
- a CDS encoding ABC transporter ATP-binding protein: MEVCRLENVKKSYEADENVTPIKQVSLSINSGNFLCIEGPSGIGKSTLLYIIGGLLNISSGNVFIDGKNINTMTDKELTDIRRNKIGFIFQDSNLIQALTIEENLIFVQSMVNKKKDYGKVKELLTRLGLWERKNFLPNELSGGQRRRAMVACALIKDPLLILADEPTNDLDEYWANEVINLLSEVVDNGKSVVLVTHNTLWAEKAQLRFDLSNGVLHEKQCL; the protein is encoded by the coding sequence ATGGAAGTTTGTCGTTTAGAGAATGTTAAAAAATCATATGAAGCCGATGAAAATGTTACACCTATAAAACAAGTTTCTCTTTCTATAAATTCAGGAAATTTTCTGTGTATTGAGGGACCTTCTGGAATAGGAAAAAGCACACTTTTATATATAATAGGTGGACTTTTAAATATATCTTCTGGAAATGTCTTTATAGATGGTAAAAATATAAATACCATGACTGATAAAGAACTTACTGATATACGTAGAAATAAGATAGGGTTTATATTTCAAGATAGTAACTTGATACAGGCTCTAACTATTGAAGAAAACTTAATCTTTGTTCAGTCAATGGTTAATAAGAAAAAAGATTATGGTAAAGTAAAAGAACTTTTAACTCGTCTAGGTCTTTGGGAAAGAAAAAATTTTCTACCTAATGAATTAAGTGGAGGACAGCGTAGACGTGCTATGGTAGCTTGCGCACTTATAAAAGATCCTTTATTAATACTAGCTGATGAACCTACCAATGATTTAGATGAATATTGGGCAAATGAAGTTATAAATCTTTTATCTGAAGTTGTAGATAATGGTAAAAGTGTAGTTCTAGTAACACATAATACTCTCTGGGCTGAAAAAGCACAGCTTAGATTTGACTTAAGTAATGGGGTACTTCATGAAAAACAATGCTTATAA
- a CDS encoding MBL fold metallo-hydrolase, whose translation MSTLTVLEIKFDFDGATNAIFPVILSDEEEMILIDCGYPNFLSLIKTAAEANGLDINKLTKIIITHHDFDHMGSLAEFKKAYPHIKVLSSIDDEKYISGKEKSLRLQQAENMYDKLPEEQKENAKNFQKLLESIENVEVDVCLRDKDTFSWCGGVEIITTPGHMPGHISIYIKDSKTLISGDALVIENDELVIANLQYTLDIIEAKNSIKKLLNYEIDRIICYHGGIYTKNIKESLQKLI comes from the coding sequence ATGAGTACATTAACAGTTTTAGAAATAAAATTTGATTTTGATGGAGCTACAAATGCTATTTTTCCAGTTATATTAAGTGATGAAGAAGAAATGATTTTAATTGATTGTGGCTATCCTAACTTTTTATCTTTAATAAAAACAGCCGCCGAAGCAAATGGACTTGATATTAATAAGTTAACAAAAATAATTATAACTCACCATGATTTTGACCATATGGGATCTTTAGCAGAATTTAAAAAAGCGTATCCACATATTAAAGTTCTTTCATCAATTGATGATGAGAAGTATATTAGTGGTAAGGAAAAGTCTTTAAGATTACAGCAAGCAGAGAATATGTATGATAAGCTACCAGAAGAGCAAAAGGAAAATGCAAAGAATTTTCAAAAGTTACTTGAATCAATAGAAAATGTTGAGGTTGATGTATGCTTAAGGGACAAGGACACATTTTCTTGGTGTGGGGGTGTAGAAATAATTACTACTCCAGGACATATGCCAGGACATATCTCAATTTATATAAAAGATAGCAAAACATTAATTTCAGGAGATGCACTGGTAATAGAGAATGATGAATTAGTTATTGCAAATCTACAGTATACTTTAGATATTATTGAGGCAAAAAATTCTATAAAGAAGTTATTAAACTATGAAATAGATAGAATCATATGCTATCACGGTGGCATATATACTAAGAATATTAAAGAGTCATTACAAAAATTAATTTAA
- a CDS encoding signal peptidase II has protein sequence MKIKNKKTWISVIFLISIEQIIKIIINSNYLDKNIPILPPLLYFKPIFNRDYSWFNSMLQLGIGRWIHILIAAVMSLLIYLFYSYLNNRIGINRVINIMFAFVFSGALCSLIDKVFWNGSLDYIQLKGFFTFDLKDLYINVFIGMLILLALMKNKTLEEIDDRNIIKDFAKYILRKP, from the coding sequence ATGAAGATTAAAAATAAAAAGACATGGATAAGTGTAATTTTTTTAATATCAATAGAGCAGATAATTAAAATAATTATTAATAGCAATTATTTAGATAAAAATATTCCAATATTGCCACCATTATTATACTTCAAACCTATATTTAATAGAGATTACTCATGGTTTAATTCTATGCTACAATTAGGTATAGGTAGGTGGATACACATTTTAATAGCTGCTGTTATGAGTTTATTAATATATTTATTTTATAGTTATTTAAATAATCGAATAGGAATTAATAGAGTTATTAATATCATGTTTGCATTTGTTTTTTCTGGTGCACTATGTTCTTTAATTGATAAAGTTTTTTGGAATGGCAGTTTAGATTATATACAGTTGAAAGGATTTTTTACATTTGACTTGAAAGATTTATATATAAATGTTTTTATTGGTATGCTAATATTGTTAGCGCTTATGAAGAATAAAACATTAGAGGAAATTGATGATAGAAATATTATAAAGGATTTTGCAAAATATATTCTACGAAAACCATAA
- a CDS encoding DUF4179 domain-containing protein: protein MNYDSDEIIIKNALNTIQTPKCDISLEIEKKIKKQKSTKGFKRAVSIGLTACLCLMLSVGVMAATIPSFRNLVFTISPDIELMFQPIEVSSEDNGIKMEVVAAMNDDEMAVIYLTMQDLTGNRIDKTLDIHDYSLTGARTFNCQIVHYDEKTKTATLRMEANGGEKLNDKKVSFRIGSFLSDKITFDAVETDINFSDIEIKSDSQTVPLDMDNIPGGGGELLEELRSQKIIKILKTDEMNIALPEIDFVHISNIGYVNGRLHIQTKWTGNSIDDHGYLYLFDNSGNKIDAKEASINFRTNELGNTKYGSDYIEYIFDVGNIDLNKVKLKGDFVSNGNYITGDWKTTFKIKSVNKEKQTKCNIKFDKWTANSISISPMGITLSGNGEYKGSQDINIEANMTDGSVQTFESVRSYSKNGEVKLKYTSSLPIDVSKVKSVKVNGTVIKFN from the coding sequence ATGAATTATGACTCTGATGAAATAATTATAAAAAATGCTCTTAATACCATTCAGACTCCTAAATGTGATATTAGTTTAGAAATAGAAAAGAAAATAAAAAAACAAAAATCTACTAAGGGCTTTAAAAGAGCTGTTTCTATTGGATTAACAGCTTGTTTGTGTCTAATGCTATCTGTTGGTGTAATGGCTGCAACTATACCAAGTTTTAGAAATCTCGTGTTTACTATTAGCCCAGATATAGAATTAATGTTTCAACCTATAGAAGTTAGTAGCGAAGATAATGGAATTAAAATGGAAGTAGTAGCAGCTATGAATGATGATGAAATGGCAGTTATTTATTTGACTATGCAAGATTTGACAGGGAACAGAATTGATAAGACTCTTGATATTCATGATTACTCATTAACAGGAGCCCGTACGTTTAATTGTCAGATCGTACATTATGATGAAAAAACAAAAACAGCAACATTGCGTATGGAAGCTAACGGCGGAGAAAAGCTAAACGATAAAAAAGTAAGTTTTCGTATTGGATCGTTCCTTAGTGATAAGATAACATTTGATGCAGTTGAGACAGATATAAATTTTTCGGATATAGAAATAAAAAGTGATTCTCAAACAGTACCTCTTGATATGGATAATATTCCTGGTGGAGGTGGGGAGCTATTAGAAGAGCTTCGATCACAGAAAATAATAAAAATTTTAAAGACAGATGAAATGAATATAGCTTTGCCCGAAATAGATTTTGTGCATATTTCTAATATTGGTTATGTTAATGGCCGTCTTCATATCCAAACTAAATGGACTGGAAATAGTATTGATGATCATGGATACCTATATTTGTTTGACAATTCAGGAAATAAAATTGATGCTAAAGAAGCTAGTATTAATTTCAGAACAAATGAATTAGGTAATACCAAATATGGTAGTGATTATATTGAATACATTTTTGATGTAGGAAATATAGATCTTAATAAGGTAAAACTTAAGGGAGATTTTGTATCCAATGGCAACTATATAACAGGAGATTGGAAAACTACATTTAAAATTAAATCAGTTAATAAAGAAAAGCAAACTAAATGTAACATCAAGTTTGACAAGTGGACTGCAAATAGTATTTCTATATCACCAATGGGGATAACATTATCTGGTAATGGTGAATATAAAGGTTCACAAGATATAAATATTGAAGCTAATATGACTGATGGTAGTGTCCAAACATTTGAATCAGTAAGAAGTTATAGTAAAAATGGAGAAGTTAAACTTAAATATACATCTTCTTTACCGATAGATGTTTCAAAGGTTAAATCAGTTAAAGTTAATGGAACTGTTATAAAATTCAATTAA
- a CDS encoding RNA polymerase sigma factor: protein MEASNLDYSFTTGGEYELQCAIELYGQSLLRYCHNILCDYFEAQDVVQMTFIKAYDKRKTFKKGTSLSAWLYRIAYTTCIDYLRKKKIFFFFPRSNMDSENMKFEANTDATFINDDLKTALLTLSPKERALIFSRVIDEKSYTELEAIYNVSAVTLRKRYERAKTKLANILRETNSYYERLEEIK, encoded by the coding sequence ATGGAAGCTAGTAATCTAGATTATAGCTTTACTACAGGTGGGGAGTACGAGTTACAGTGCGCTATAGAGTTGTATGGACAATCACTTCTAAGATATTGTCATAATATACTTTGCGATTATTTTGAAGCTCAGGATGTTGTACAAATGACATTTATTAAAGCTTATGACAAAAGAAAAACTTTTAAAAAAGGAACATCACTATCTGCATGGCTATATCGTATTGCTTATACTACTTGTATTGATTATTTAAGGAAGAAAAAAATATTCTTTTTCTTTCCACGATCTAATATGGATTCAGAAAATATGAAGTTTGAAGCAAATACTGATGCAACCTTTATAAATGATGATTTAAAAACAGCACTTTTGACTCTATCTCCAAAGGAACGAGCATTGATATTTAGCCGAGTTATTGATGAAAAAAGTTATACAGAGTTAGAAGCCATCTATAATGTTTCTGCTGTGACATTACGTAAACGTTATGAACGAGCGAAAACAAAGCTGGCAAACATATTACGAGAAACTAATTCTTATTATGAACGATTGGAGGAAATAAAATGA
- a CDS encoding DUF5301 domain-containing protein, which translates to MFFKLYTNNNNVKVPESDRIIEIKLLNTVNYEIVEENIINEFSDIKEYLNMLKSSTKVDEKNISTYSHDYPDREKLVVGHFKLSEDGGYTTHYIYKEGDNFYFEQPYYGVFKLNLNDLYKYDMIIKFLN; encoded by the coding sequence TTGTTTTTTAAATTATATACGAATAATAATAATGTTAAAGTACCTGAATCAGATAGAATAATCGAGATTAAGCTTTTAAATACAGTTAATTACGAAATTGTTGAAGAAAATATTATTAATGAATTCTCAGATATAAAAGAATATTTAAATATGTTAAAAAGCTCAACGAAAGTAGATGAAAAAAATATATCTACTTATTCTCATGATTATCCCGATAGAGAGAAACTTGTAGTAGGCCATTTTAAGTTATCTGAAGATGGAGGTTATACGACTCATTATATTTATAAAGAGGGTGATAATTTTTATTTTGAGCAACCATATTATGGAGTTTTTAAACTAAATTTAAATGATTTATATAAATATGATATGATTATAAAATTTTTAAATTAA
- a CDS encoding D-alanyl-D-alanine carboxypeptidase family protein, whose protein sequence is MSNHLISKNDPKTESHIKKREIRIHDRVNQVVANGIYSSNAILISLDDNEILLDKSSNERIYPASLTKIMTAILAIENLPDLNETIYLSDDMFKDLYSEGASMSGFLPNEKVRAIDLIYGVLLPSGAESSIGLANAIAGSERNYVKLMNKKAKKLGMRNTHFTNSTGLHHINHYSTVSDIARLLEYALQNDTFREIYTSKRHTTKTTNLHPNGITFQSTMFKHMDIEDVNDGVIKGGKTGYTKEAKLCLASLAKIDGKEYILVTANADGNPQTKQFNILDAFTIYNQISKDNVY, encoded by the coding sequence TTGTCAAATCATCTAATAAGTAAAAATGATCCGAAAACAGAATCACATATAAAAAAAAGAGAAATAAGAATCCATGATAGGGTTAATCAGGTTGTAGCTAATGGTATATATAGTTCAAACGCCATTCTTATTTCTTTAGATGATAATGAGATATTACTAGATAAATCAAGTAATGAAAGGATTTACCCAGCATCCCTTACAAAAATTATGACAGCAATATTAGCAATTGAAAATCTACCAGATTTAAACGAAACGATTTATCTGTCAGATGATATGTTTAAGGACTTGTATTCAGAAGGAGCTTCTATGTCAGGTTTTTTACCTAATGAAAAGGTAAGAGCAATCGATTTGATTTATGGAGTATTATTACCTTCTGGGGCAGAAAGTTCTATAGGATTAGCAAATGCAATCGCAGGTTCAGAAAGAAACTATGTAAAGTTAATGAATAAAAAGGCTAAAAAATTAGGAATGAGGAATACTCATTTTACAAATTCCACAGGACTACATCATATAAATCATTATAGTACTGTAAGTGATATTGCAAGATTACTAGAATATGCATTACAAAATGATACTTTTCGAGAAATATATACCTCAAAGCGTCATACTACAAAGACAACGAATCTTCATCCTAATGGAATTACTTTTCAAAGTACGATGTTTAAACATATGGATATAGAAGATGTAAATGACGGTGTTATCAAAGGTGGAAAAACTGGTTATACGAAAGAAGCTAAATTATGCCTAGCCAGTTTAGCAAAAATAGATGGTAAGGAATACATTTTAGTAACTGCTAATGCAGACGGGAATCCTCAAACAAAGCAGTTCAATATTTTAGATGCATTTACTATCTATAATCAAATTTCTAAAGATAATGTCTATTAA
- a CDS encoding sensor histidine kinase — translation MVIRLKTNKTRKNDYLAFKRKIFSKVVILILVGSGFLMLLSSLLRGRFGNWIVRFLRNTFYLSESDAAIIHHYIFRNNMDKIMLVSCVIFFLIIFQFVMSWVTSYLDEIDKGMDDLMKGSDKEIELSPEMSFMETKLNMFKHILEKRERDARQAEQRKNDLVVYLAHDIKTPLTSVIGYLDLMSEVPDMPIEQRAKYIDITLEKANRLERLINEFFEITRYNLQTIVLEKKDFNLSYMLFQMADEFYPMLSEKKQEVVVNAEDDIMFHGDPDKLARVFNNVFKNAIAYGDENSKIIIDVHRQAHNAIITFKNYGKAIPPQKLDSIFEKFYRLDESRGTETGNAGLGLAIAKEIVILHEGEIYAESNDNHTIFHIKIPGVINN, via the coding sequence TTGGTTATAAGATTGAAAACTAATAAAACTAGAAAAAATGATTATTTAGCGTTCAAACGAAAAATATTTTCTAAGGTAGTAATACTTATCTTAGTAGGCAGCGGATTTCTAATGTTATTAAGTTCGCTATTACGAGGCCGTTTTGGTAATTGGATTGTAAGATTTTTGCGAAATACATTTTATTTATCTGAGTCAGATGCAGCTATTATTCACCACTATATATTCCGTAATAACATGGATAAAATTATGTTAGTTTCATGTGTTATTTTTTTCTTAATTATTTTTCAGTTTGTTATGTCCTGGGTTACAAGTTATCTTGATGAAATTGATAAGGGTATGGACGATTTAATGAAAGGTTCAGATAAAGAAATTGAACTATCTCCAGAAATGAGTTTCATGGAAACTAAGCTAAATATGTTCAAACATATTTTGGAGAAAAGAGAAAGAGATGCAAGACAGGCAGAACAAAGAAAGAATGACTTAGTTGTTTATCTGGCCCATGACATAAAAACTCCTCTTACATCAGTTATTGGATACTTGGACTTAATGTCAGAAGTACCAGATATGCCTATTGAACAAAGAGCAAAATATATTGATATTACTTTAGAAAAAGCAAATCGTCTTGAAAGACTTATTAATGAGTTTTTTGAAATTACCAGATATAATCTTCAAACTATTGTATTAGAGAAAAAAGACTTTAATCTATCTTATATGTTATTTCAAATGGCAGATGAATTTTATCCAATGCTTTCTGAAAAAAAACAAGAAGTTGTAGTAAATGCAGAAGATGATATTATGTTTCATGGTGATCCAGATAAACTAGCAAGAGTATTCAATAACGTATTTAAAAATGCAATTGCTTATGGTGATGAAAATAGCAAAATTATAATAGATGTTCATAGACAAGCTCATAATGCTATTATAACTTTTAAAAATTATGGGAAAGCTATTCCACCACAAAAGTTAGATAGCATATTTGAAAAATTTTATAGATTGGATGAATCTAGAGGAACAGAAACTGGTAATGCTGGATTAGGTCTTGCTATTGCCAAGGAAATTGTGATTTTACATGAAGGTGAAATTTATGCAGAAAGTAACGATAATCATACCATATTTCATATAAAAATACCTGGAGTAATAAATAATTAA
- the vanR gene encoding VanR-ABDEGLN family response regulator transcription factor produces the protein MCTKILVVEDEKAIANLIELYLKNENFIVFKCYTGEEAIEVIENEDLDMAILDIMLPDIDGFSICQRIRDSYNFPIIMLTAKDEEIDKITGLTLGADDYITKPFRPLELVARVKAQLRRFTKYNQLNKAQKENLISIRGLVVDKNTHECFLNEKPLSLTPTEFSILWVLCENKGQVISSDELFQKVWGEKYFSNSNNTIMVHIRHLREKMNDSAENPKYIKTVWGVGYKIEN, from the coding sequence ATGTGTACTAAAATTTTAGTAGTTGAAGATGAGAAAGCGATAGCTAATTTAATTGAATTATATCTAAAGAATGAAAATTTCATAGTGTTCAAATGTTATACAGGAGAAGAAGCAATAGAAGTTATAGAAAACGAAGATTTAGATATGGCTATTTTGGACATTATGCTTCCAGATATAGATGGATTTTCCATTTGTCAAAGAATACGAGATTCTTATAACTTTCCAATCATTATGTTGACTGCAAAAGATGAAGAAATAGATAAGATTACAGGATTAACATTAGGAGCAGATGATTATATTACAAAACCCTTTAGACCACTAGAGCTAGTGGCACGAGTGAAGGCACAATTAAGAAGATTTACAAAGTACAATCAATTAAACAAAGCTCAAAAAGAAAACCTAATTTCTATAAGAGGACTGGTAGTAGACAAAAATACTCATGAATGTTTTTTAAATGAAAAACCATTGTCTTTGACTCCTACAGAATTTTCAATTCTATGGGTTTTGTGTGAAAACAAAGGACAAGTCATAAGTTCTGACGAGTTATTCCAGAAAGTTTGGGGAGAGAAATACTTTAGTAATAGTAACAATACGATTATGGTTCACATTAGACATTTGAGAGAAAAAATGAATGATTCCGCTGAAAATCCGAAATATATCAAAACAGTATGGGGAGTTGGTTATAAGATTGAAAACTAA